Proteins co-encoded in one Brassica oleracea var. oleracea cultivar TO1000 chromosome C4, BOL, whole genome shotgun sequence genomic window:
- the LOC106340968 gene encoding uncharacterized protein LOC106340968, which translates to MKIRYWRRSRGYERLDGSTKKSNSDPTRKRRFWKRINIVRKLRVLKKTSPKKLLTRLRDSYVNMMVRLASSPAIGSSFAYGEYGCGSGLAKKEYDEKKLVEIYKSMLMAQGTLVHRNAPKPSSDSIAYTLTA; encoded by the coding sequence ATGAAGATAAGGTACTGGCGGAGGTCAAGAGGATACGAAAGGCTTGACGGCTCGACTAAGAAGTCCAACTCGGATCCGACCCGGAAGAGACGGTTTTGGAAGAGGATCAACATAGTGCGGAAGCTGAGGGTCTTGAAAAAGACGTCCCCTAAGAAGCTTCTAACGCGGCTTCGAGATTCTTACGTCAATATGATGGTGCGCCTCGCCAGTTCTCCGGCCATAGGGTCTTCATTCGCCTACGGTGAATATGGGTGCGGGTCGGGTTTAGCGAAGAAGGAGTATGATGAGAAGAAGCTGGTGGAGATTTACAAATCCATGTTGATGGCGCAGGGGACTCTGGTTCACCGCAATGCACCTAAACCTTCCTCTGATTCTATTGCATATACTCTCACAGCTTAG